The following proteins come from a genomic window of Paenibacillus spongiae:
- a CDS encoding GNAT family N-acetyltransferase, producing MSLSIRRIQSEELESFTAILKEGAVWLSDSGMPMWSEAQISAHTLLINNPIDEMYMGFKNDETAAVMILQAEDPGVWPDDPVHESLYLHKLCIRRKYAGLGVSLEMVCWAKSHAKHLGKKYLKLDCASDRARLCDFYIRQGFDKVKDTMILGKYPTSLFEYRIT from the coding sequence ATGAGCCTGTCTATTCGGAGAATCCAATCCGAGGAATTGGAATCTTTCACCGCCATTCTCAAGGAAGGCGCAGTATGGTTGTCCGATAGCGGAATGCCGATGTGGAGTGAAGCTCAAATATCCGCCCATACGCTGTTGATCAATAACCCCATCGATGAAATGTACATGGGATTCAAGAACGACGAGACTGCAGCGGTCATGATCCTCCAAGCGGAGGATCCGGGGGTATGGCCGGATGATCCCGTTCATGAGTCGTTGTACTTGCATAAACTATGTATCCGAAGAAAATATGCGGGACTGGGTGTGTCGCTAGAGATGGTATGCTGGGCAAAATCACACGCCAAGCATCTCGGCAAAAAGTATCTGAAGCTTGATTGCGCTTCCGACAGAGCCCGTCTATGCGATTTCTATATAAGACAAGGATTTGATAAGGTGAAAGACACCATGATACTCGGGAAATATCCGACATCATTATTTGAATATCGTATTACATGA
- a CDS encoding LrgB family protein: MGTALLWLIVTIVIYMAAKKLYRAYPKVFLTPILVAPIMVIVVILVCGVSFDTYDEGAGWLTKMIEPATIALAITLYKHVDILKKNAYAILASVSFGAVAAIITSVGFARMFGLNEEIMDSLAPRSATTPIAVTISQFNGGVPTITAIATLITGLLGMILGPLIVKWFGIRSSIARGVLFGTSAHSAGISKALEYDAVTGSVAGIAMMFTAFVTLCAAPWLIAWLA, translated from the coding sequence ATGGGAACGGCATTATTGTGGTTAATCGTGACGATTGTCATTTATATGGCTGCCAAGAAGTTATACCGCGCTTATCCGAAGGTATTTTTAACGCCGATTCTTGTGGCGCCAATAATGGTTATCGTTGTTATTCTGGTCTGCGGAGTATCATTCGATACGTATGACGAAGGCGCCGGTTGGCTGACCAAGATGATCGAGCCAGCAACGATTGCATTAGCGATCACGCTGTATAAACATGTCGATATCCTGAAGAAGAATGCTTACGCTATTCTAGCAAGCGTCAGCTTCGGCGCTGTCGCCGCGATCATAACCTCGGTCGGTTTTGCCCGCATGTTCGGGTTAAATGAAGAGATTATGGACAGTCTCGCCCCGCGCTCGGCCACGACGCCCATCGCGGTCACCATCTCCCAATTTAATGGCGGCGTGCCGACGATAACGGCAATAGCAACGCTTATAACAGGGCTTCTGGGCATGATATTGGGGCCTCTTATTGTAAAATGGTTCGGCATCCGCAGCTCAATTGCGCGTGGAGTGCTGTTCGGGACAAGTGCTCATTCGGCAGGCATCAGCAAAGCATTGGAGTATGACGCCGTAACCGGGTCGGTAGCCGGAATAGCGATGATGTTCACTGCTTTCGTTACGTTATGCGCTGCGCCTTGGCTGATTGCTTGGCTAGCGTAG
- a CDS encoding CidA/LrgA family protein — protein MLVTIAQVALLIVIAQASDALVRWLHLPIPGSIAGIILLFLLLQFHIIRLEWVERGSKFLVAEMLLFFIPATVGIINYKSLVIDSGLSITLTIIGSTFAVMLCAGLIGQWITGRKEKAAS, from the coding sequence ATGCTCGTTACGATTGCTCAAGTCGCGCTGCTGATCGTTATTGCCCAGGCTTCGGACGCCTTGGTCCGCTGGCTGCATCTGCCGATACCCGGCAGCATTGCGGGAATCATATTGTTATTTCTGCTGCTTCAATTTCATATCATCCGGCTTGAATGGGTTGAGCGGGGTTCCAAATTTCTCGTGGCGGAGATGCTCTTATTCTTCATTCCGGCAACGGTCGGCATCATCAATTACAAGAGCCTTGTCATCGACAGCGGCCTATCGATTACCCTCACAATCATTGGCAGCACTTTCGCCGTCATGCTGTGCGCGGGACTGATCGGTCAATGGATAACCGGACGCAAAGAAAAGGCGGCTTCTTGA
- a CDS encoding LysR family transcriptional regulator, translating into MEIRHLQYITEIVRYNSFTKAADALHITQPTISKMIKNLENELNIELFIRGGKQIKLTDAGKAIHNYAGPILQLFDNLQAEIDDLTYLKKGSIRIGLPPMAGSRFFPGVIKKFQDRYPGITLALVEDGARKVEESVAEGTLDVGVVLWPADPDIFDSFPLVEDRLKVILHPSHPFASREMIGLGELAEERFILFNTEFALHNRIIKECISTGFTPRIVYESSQWDFIGEMVAENLGIAMLPSRICAALHPDKVRSVPLVSPAIPWRLVMVWRREGYLSLATRQWISFTRENFNG; encoded by the coding sequence ATGGAAATCAGGCACTTGCAATATATCACTGAAATTGTCCGCTATAACAGCTTTACTAAGGCTGCCGACGCTCTGCATATTACCCAGCCAACCATTAGCAAGATGATCAAGAACCTGGAGAACGAGCTGAACATTGAACTGTTTATCCGTGGCGGGAAGCAGATCAAGCTGACGGATGCCGGCAAGGCCATACATAACTATGCCGGACCGATTCTGCAGTTATTCGACAACCTGCAAGCCGAGATCGACGATCTGACTTATTTGAAGAAAGGGAGCATCCGCATCGGATTGCCGCCCATGGCCGGCTCCCGGTTCTTCCCTGGGGTTATTAAGAAATTCCAAGATCGTTACCCTGGAATAACGCTCGCCTTGGTGGAGGATGGCGCCCGCAAAGTAGAGGAAAGCGTCGCAGAAGGAACGCTTGATGTAGGAGTTGTACTGTGGCCGGCGGATCCGGACATCTTCGACTCGTTCCCGCTTGTGGAAGACCGGCTGAAGGTCATCCTTCATCCGTCTCACCCGTTCGCTTCCCGGGAGATGATCGGGCTGGGTGAGCTTGCTGAGGAGAGGTTCATTTTGTTCAATACCGAATTTGCTCTACACAATCGAATCATTAAGGAATGTATCTCTACCGGGTTTACTCCCCGTATTGTATATGAAAGCTCGCAATGGGATTTCATCGGAGAGATGGTCGCCGAGAACCTGGGCATCGCGATGCTGCCCAGCCGGATATGCGCCGCGCTACATCCGGACAAGGTCCGATCCGTCCCTCTCGTCAGTCCCGCCATTCCTTGGCGGCTCGTAATGGTATGGAGGCGTGAAGGTTATCTTTCACTGGCCACGCGGCAGTGGATCTCATTCACAAGAGAGAATTTTAACGGATAA
- a CDS encoding LysR family transcriptional regulator, with the protein MDMRQLKYFLTIAREGQITRAAKLLNMEQPPLSRQLKLMEEELGVKLFDRHGKGLKLTDAGELLKQKAEQLFIQFNETLQEVKETEEGVRGVLSIGSVVSCISLLPKRIERFRVRFPRVTFKILEGDHFYLGEQLEKRAIDLVVARLPFEALTDPKQFAVLPLPSDPFVVVIPSSWEQYSGKHAIRMIELAQFPFIALKSDQTTRMHEQVVSECKRHGFEPNIVCECSSVAIIMSLIAEGIGATVFPKSVMSSFPSTVVKMLNIEDADFQSGVGILWLKDHYLPKSARFFIDSFEVE; encoded by the coding sequence GTGGATATGCGACAGCTGAAATATTTTTTGACCATTGCCAGGGAAGGCCAAATTACGCGCGCAGCGAAGCTGCTTAATATGGAACAGCCGCCCTTAAGCCGTCAGCTCAAGCTAATGGAAGAGGAGCTGGGCGTCAAATTATTCGACCGCCATGGCAAAGGGTTAAAGCTGACCGATGCCGGCGAGCTTCTCAAACAGAAGGCGGAACAGCTATTCATCCAATTCAATGAAACGCTGCAGGAGGTCAAAGAAACGGAAGAAGGCGTACGCGGCGTTCTGTCGATCGGCTCGGTCGTGTCCTGTATTTCGCTTCTGCCCAAACGGATCGAACGGTTCCGGGTCAGGTTTCCGCGCGTAACGTTCAAGATTTTGGAAGGCGATCATTTTTACTTAGGGGAACAGCTGGAGAAGCGGGCAATCGATCTGGTCGTGGCTCGTTTGCCGTTCGAGGCGTTGACGGACCCGAAGCAATTCGCCGTTCTGCCGCTGCCTTCCGATCCGTTCGTCGTCGTCATTCCGAGCTCATGGGAGCAGTATTCGGGCAAGCATGCCATCCGCATGATCGAATTAGCCCAGTTCCCGTTCATCGCACTGAAGTCGGATCAGACGACCCGGATGCATGAGCAGGTCGTTAGCGAATGCAAACGTCATGGCTTTGAGCCCAACATCGTATGCGAATGCTCCAGCGTTGCCATCATCATGTCGCTTATTGCGGAAGGGATCGGGGCTACCGTGTTTCCCAAATCGGTTATGTCCTCATTTCCCTCTACCGTGGTGAAGATGCTGAATATCGAAGATGCGGATTTTCAATCCGGCGTGGGCATCCTGTGGTTGAAGGATCATTATTTGCCTAAGAGCGCCCGTTTCTTTATCGATAGCTTTGAGGTTGAATAA
- a CDS encoding branched-chain amino acid aminotransferase, translating into MVQAVEIQRTVTKKEKPSEQKLGFGVYYTDHMFILDYSVESGWHSPRIVPYQPITLDPAAKVFHYGQTVFEGLKAYRTEDGRVLLFRPQKNIQRLNKSNERLSIPYLDEEIFIDALQKLIDVDRDWIPSTPGTSLYIRPFIIATQPALGVAPSTQYKFMIIMSPVGAYYANGVNPVKIYVESHYVRAVAGGVGEAKTAGNYAAGLSAQEEAKAKGYEQVLWLDGVHRKYIEEVGSMNVFFKINGTVHTPALNGSILDGITRNSIIHQLKHWNIPVEERTISIEELYEAHEKGMLEEAFGTGTAAVISPIGELNWRGDKLVINNGQTGELSAKLYESLTGIQSGTLPDPFGWMMEV; encoded by the coding sequence TTGGTTCAAGCAGTGGAGATCCAGCGAACAGTAACGAAGAAGGAAAAACCGTCCGAGCAGAAGCTTGGATTTGGCGTTTATTACACCGATCACATGTTTATTCTGGATTATTCCGTGGAAAGCGGCTGGCATAGCCCCCGCATTGTCCCCTATCAGCCGATTACGCTGGACCCCGCGGCAAAAGTATTTCATTACGGGCAAACGGTCTTCGAAGGATTGAAGGCTTACAGAACCGAGGATGGACGAGTCCTCCTGTTCAGACCGCAGAAGAATATCCAGCGTCTGAACAAATCTAATGAGCGTCTGAGCATTCCCTATCTCGACGAGGAAATCTTCATTGACGCCCTGCAGAAGCTGATCGATGTCGATCGGGATTGGATTCCTTCAACTCCCGGCACTTCGCTGTATATCCGTCCATTCATCATTGCCACTCAACCGGCACTTGGCGTAGCTCCATCTACGCAGTACAAATTTATGATCATCATGTCGCCTGTCGGCGCTTATTATGCGAACGGTGTCAATCCGGTCAAAATCTACGTGGAGTCCCATTATGTACGCGCAGTGGCTGGGGGAGTCGGCGAAGCCAAGACAGCCGGCAACTACGCAGCCGGTCTATCCGCGCAGGAGGAAGCGAAAGCGAAGGGCTATGAGCAGGTGCTCTGGCTGGATGGCGTACACCGGAAGTACATCGAGGAAGTCGGCAGCATGAACGTCTTCTTCAAGATTAACGGAACGGTTCATACGCCTGCACTCAATGGCAGCATTCTGGACGGCATCACGCGCAACTCTATCATTCATCAGCTGAAGCATTGGAATATTCCGGTCGAAGAGCGGACGATTTCGATTGAGGAGCTGTACGAAGCCCACGAGAAAGGCATGCTCGAGGAAGCATTCGGCACCGGTACCGCCGCCGTCATCTCCCCGATTGGCGAGCTCAATTGGCGCGGCGATAAGCTCGTCATTAACAACGGTCAGACCGGCGAGCTGTCGGCCAAGCTGTACGAATCGTTAACCGGCATCCAATCCGGAACACTTCCGGATCCGTTCGGCTGGATGATGGAAGTATAG